A DNA window from Thalassospiraceae bacterium LMO-JJ14 contains the following coding sequences:
- a CDS encoding cupin domain-containing protein: MCSGKTGNAQPTVFIDNERTRVTEWRFKKRGDNTGWHRHEYDYVVVPLFNGQLEIDTGTGERTIAPMQNGVPYFREVGVEHDVINGNDFECAFVEIEFLK, encoded by the coding sequence ATGTGTTCAGGCAAAACCGGCAACGCCCAACCGACCGTCTTCATCGACAACGAACGCACCCGCGTCACCGAATGGCGGTTCAAGAAACGTGGCGACAACACAGGCTGGCATCGTCATGAATACGATTACGTCGTCGTGCCGCTGTTCAATGGACAGCTTGAGATCGATACCGGCACCGGGGAGCGCACCATCGCACCGATGCAGAACGGTGTGCCGTACTTCCGCGAGGTCGGCGTCGAGCATGACGTTATCAACGGCAACGATTTCGAGTGTGCCTTTGTTGAGATTGAGTTCCTCAAGTAA
- the pyrC gene encoding dihydroorotase has product MALKADRTPGRVAYVGARLLDPATGLDEVGGILTEGELIKQVGPKVTADLALEGVTVIDCSGLCLAPGLVDMRVHLGEPGEDYKETFASAGRAATKGGVTSMVCLPNTDPVIDDMSVVEFVARRARLQGLSKVYPYGAVTKGLKGKEIAELGLLAESGAVAFTDGFSAVANAQVMRRAMMYARTFDLLICQHPEEPTLAAGGAMNAGETATRLGLTGIPRQAEIIIIERDIRLVELTGGRLHIAHVSTVEAIEAIRKAKDDGLPVTCDTSPPYFALNEVAIGDYRTFAKLSPPLRNEVDRRAVVDGLKDGTIDCIASDHTPQDEESKRLPFSAAATGGVGLETLLAVTLELYHNGHIPLLDALRFVTAAPADLLKLRAGKLAQGRPADLILFDLDQGWKVDADKLLSKSKNTPFDGRLMQGAVVRTVIDGRTVFVAD; this is encoded by the coding sequence AGCAGGTCGGCCCCAAGGTTACCGCCGATCTTGCCCTCGAAGGCGTCACCGTCATCGATTGCTCAGGGCTTTGCCTTGCCCCGGGTCTGGTCGACATGCGCGTGCATCTGGGCGAACCGGGCGAGGATTACAAGGAAACCTTCGCCAGCGCCGGACGCGCCGCGACCAAGGGGGGCGTGACCTCAATGGTCTGCCTGCCCAATACCGACCCGGTGATCGACGATATGTCGGTGGTCGAATTCGTCGCCCGGCGCGCACGATTGCAGGGATTGTCCAAGGTCTATCCCTACGGTGCCGTCACCAAGGGCCTCAAGGGCAAGGAAATCGCCGAGTTGGGCTTGCTGGCCGAATCCGGTGCCGTCGCTTTCACGGACGGCTTCAGTGCCGTCGCCAATGCCCAGGTCATGCGCCGCGCCATGATGTATGCGCGCACCTTCGATCTTTTGATCTGCCAGCATCCGGAAGAACCGACACTGGCAGCCGGCGGCGCCATGAACGCGGGCGAAACGGCAACGCGGCTGGGACTTACCGGCATCCCGCGCCAAGCCGAAATCATAATCATCGAGCGTGACATCCGGCTTGTCGAATTGACCGGCGGACGCCTGCATATCGCACACGTTTCAACCGTTGAAGCCATCGAAGCGATCCGCAAAGCAAAGGACGACGGACTGCCCGTCACCTGCGACACCTCGCCGCCCTATTTCGCGCTCAACGAAGTTGCGATCGGCGATTACCGGACGTTCGCCAAGCTTTCCCCGCCGCTGAGGAATGAGGTCGACCGCCGCGCCGTCGTCGATGGTCTCAAGGACGGCACCATCGACTGCATCGCCTCCGACCACACGCCGCAGGACGAAGAATCCAAACGCCTGCCCTTTTCCGCCGCCGCGACCGGCGGCGTGGGCCTGGAAACGCTGCTCGCCGTTACGCTGGAGCTTTATCATAACGGACATATTCCCCTGCTGGATGCTCTGCGTTTCGTCACGGCGGCCCCGGCCGATCTTTTGAAACTGCGCGCCGGCAAGCTCGCGCAGGGCCGCCCTGCCGATCTGATCTTGTTCGATCTGGACCAGGGCTGGAAAGTCGATGCCGACAAATTGCTGTCGAAATCCAAAAACACGCCCTTTGACGGCAGGTTGATGCAAGGCGCCGTTGTCCGCACGGTTATTGACGGCCGCACGGTTTTCGTGGCCGACTAA
- a CDS encoding cereblon family protein, with product MLQRSPKEEKKAESDAGTDDAIYCAKCGHLLTRMRWAVDIGGHERVFINPAGRVFRVSCFKEAPGAADEGTPTEEFTWFPGYAWNLALCLGCGVHLGWRFEGTAMPPVFFGLIKSALTQSPASGEA from the coding sequence ATGCTCCAGAGGTCTCCAAAGGAAGAGAAGAAAGCAGAATCCGATGCCGGGACGGATGATGCTATCTACTGCGCGAAGTGCGGGCATCTGCTGACCCGGATGCGCTGGGCCGTCGATATCGGTGGACACGAACGCGTTTTTATCAATCCGGCCGGGCGCGTATTCCGGGTTTCCTGCTTCAAGGAGGCGCCCGGTGCCGCGGATGAAGGCACCCCGACCGAGGAGTTTACGTGGTTTCCGGGATATGCCTGGAATCTGGCACTCTGTCTCGGATGCGGCGTGCACCTGGGCTGGCGCTTCGAAGGCACAGCCATGCCGCCTGTTTTCTTCGGTCTCATCAAATCGGCATTGACGCAAAGCCCCGCAAGCGGTGAAGCTTGA
- a CDS encoding SelT/SelW/SelH family protein: MSKPVIEIHYCRTCRFVLRATWMAQELLFTFGDDLGALSLVPDEGGTFRIQTPDGKVIFDRKSEGRFPESKELKQLVRDIIAPAKDLGHSDKN; this comes from the coding sequence ATGTCCAAACCCGTCATCGAAATTCATTACTGCCGCACCTGCCGCTTCGTGTTGCGTGCGACATGGATGGCACAGGAACTGTTGTTCACCTTTGGCGATGATCTGGGGGCGCTGTCGCTGGTGCCCGACGAGGGCGGTACGTTCCGTATACAGACGCCCGATGGCAAGGTGATTTTCGACCGCAAGTCGGAAGGCCGCTTCCCGGAAAGCAAGGAACTGAAACAGCTTGTCCGTGACATCATCGCGCCGGCCAAGGATCTGGGCCACTCCGACAAAAATTAA
- the plsY gene encoding glycerol-3-phosphate 1-O-acyltransferase PlsY, which produces MENLDPNIVVAIAALSGYLLGSVPWGLVLTRMVGIDIRDVGSGNIGATNVLRTGHKFLAFLTLILDASKGAVAALIFMQVGELAGIVAAFAAVMGHNFPVWLKFKGGKGVATTLGALVAVSWPIGILTCCVWLLVAGAFKYSSLASILSILASPVIAMWFGGGNQPVAIMAAGLAVLSLIRHKDNIRRLIKGEESKIGQKKAENKTESENMP; this is translated from the coding sequence ATGGAAAATCTTGATCCGAATATTGTCGTGGCAATAGCGGCGCTCTCAGGCTATCTGCTCGGCTCGGTGCCGTGGGGGCTGGTGCTGACGCGCATGGTCGGAATCGATATCCGCGACGTCGGTTCAGGCAACATCGGCGCCACCAATGTACTCAGGACCGGGCACAAGTTTCTGGCCTTCCTGACACTGATCCTCGATGCTTCCAAGGGGGCGGTCGCGGCATTGATTTTCATGCAGGTGGGGGAACTTGCGGGCATCGTCGCCGCGTTTGCCGCCGTCATGGGCCATAACTTCCCGGTGTGGCTGAAATTCAAGGGCGGCAAGGGCGTGGCCACGACGCTCGGCGCACTGGTCGCCGTATCATGGCCGATCGGCATCCTGACGTGCTGCGTCTGGCTTCTGGTCGCGGGGGCATTCAAATATTCGTCACTGGCGTCGATCCTCTCGATCCTCGCCTCGCCGGTAATCGCCATGTGGTTCGGCGGCGGCAATCAGCCGGTCGCCATCATGGCCGCCGGCCTCGCCGTGCTCTCGCTGATCCGCCACAAGGACAACATCCGCCGCCTGATCAAGGGCGAGGAAAGCAAAATTGGGCAGAAGAAGGCGGAGAATAAGACAGAATCCGAAAATATGCCTTAA